The Halorubrum salinarum genome segment TCGCCCGTGGCGTACGAGGCCGACGAGGCGGGCCCGAAGCGGTACGCCGACATCCGGCAGTTCCTGCTGGAGAACCGCGACCGGATCCGCGGCGACGAGCCGCTCCACGTCGAGGTCAAGGGGCGCGAGACCGACGGCGACCGGTCGGTGACCCTCTCCGGCGAGGTCGTCGAGGCCGAACACCTCTCGGACGCCGACGGCGACGCGGACAGCGCCCCCACGGTGATGGCGCTGACGGGCACCGCCTCCATGGTCGTCGACGACGGCGAAACGCGCTGGACCGTCGGCGGCTGGGGCGCGACCTACGAGGACGTGGAGGCCGACCGGATCCGCGTGACCGGGGCCGCGCCGGTGAGCGGGGCCGAACCGGCGGAGTGAGGGCGGGCGGGGCGCCCGCGGTCGCACCCCGTCGCGCGGCGGGCGGATTTATGCTGGCGGCGTCCGTCGATCGGTCCCGCATGCCACCTCGACCCTCGACCTTCTCGATCGCCGCCCGCGACCCCGAGACCGACGCGGTCGGCGTCGCGGTCCAGTCGAAGTTCGTCGGCGTCGGCGCCGTCGTCCCGTTCGTCAGCGCGGACGCGGGCGCTGTGGCCACCCAGAGCTTCGCGAACGTCGCCTACGGCCCCGACGGGCTCGACCTCCTCCGCGAGGGCCGCGCTCCGGCCGAGGCGATCGACCGGCTCACGGCCGCCGACGACGAGGCGCCGTCGCGACAGGTCGGCGTCGTCGGCGTCGACCCCGACGACGAGCCCGCCGCGTTCACCGGCGACGAGTGCCACGACCACGCCGGCGACCGGCAGGGCGACCACTACACGGTCCAGGGGAACATCTTAGAGAACGCCGACACCCTCGACGCGATGGCGGAGGCGTTCGAGGAGACCGACGGCGGCCTCCCGGAGCGGCTCATCGCCGCGCTCCACGCGGGCAACGAGGCCGGCGGCGACAAGCGCGGCGAGCAGTCCGCGGCGCTGTACGTCGCCAAGCCCGAGGGCGGCTACGACGGGAAGAACGACCGCTGGGTCGACGTGCGCGTCGACGACCACGAGCGACCGATCGACGAGTTAGAGCGCGTGTTCAAGATATACGACGTGACCCTCCTCGAACGCGAGGCCCCCGACGAGACCCGAGAGCTCTCCGGGGAGACCGCGGTCGCGGTCCAGTCGGCGCTCGCCGACCTCGGCTTCTACGACGGCGAGCCGAGCGCGGAGTTCGGCGACGACGCCCGCGAGGCCCTGGAGTCGTTCCGCGGCATGAACAACTTCGAGAACCACTCCCTCGCGGTGCTGGAGGACGCGGTCTCGCGCGGCTGGGCGGCCGCCGACGGCGACGGCGACCCCGAGACGCGACTCGTGGACGCCATCTGGCACGGGCTCTCCAGGCTCGACCGCGCGTAGCGTCGCCCCGGTGCCGTTCCCTCGCCCCGAAGCGGTCGGACCGGGCCGGTCGACTTTTGCCCGTTCGCGTCCGAGCGGGACCATGACCATCGCACCCGACGACGTCGCGGACCTCATCGAGGAGAACCTCCCGGACGCGGTCGCCAGCGTGACCGCGCCCCGGGTCCACGACGACGAGGACGAGGACGCCCACTTCGCGGCCGTCGTCGTCTCGCCCGCCTTCGAGGGCGAGTCGCTCGTCGACCAGCACCAGTTGGTGTACGACGCGGTCGGGGACCACATGACCCGGTCCGTCCACGCCTTGGAGATCAAGACGTACACCCCCGAGGCGTACGCCGAACACGGCGACGGCGCCCTCGACGACGACCTCCGCGAGGCCGGGCTGCTCCCGGCCGGGAGCGAGTGAGGGCGGACCGGTGAACGCCGTCGTCGGCCTCGCCCTAATCGGCGCCGTCGCGTGGGGGTGCTGGGCGGTGCTCGCGGACGTCGCCACGCGGTCGATGGCACCGGAGGCGGCGATGATCGTCTCTTACGCCGTCGGGATCGGCGTCGCCTCCCTGTACGTCCTCTACCGCGGGTCGACCGTCCTGGGGAACGACCCGACCGCGCTGGGCGCCGCGGCGCTCGCCGGCGTCGCCTCCGGCGTCGGCGCGGTCGCGTACTACGCCGCGCTCCAGGCCGGCGCCGCCGGGATCGCGACCACGGTCACCGCGCTGTACTTCGTCGTCGCAGCGATCCTCGGCGCCGTCGTGCTCGGCGAGTCGCTGGCGCTCAGCGACGTCGCCGGAATCGGCGCCGCGGTCCTCGCCGTCGCCTTCATCGCCTACTGACCGCCGTCGCCGCCCTCCGCGTCGTCGCCGCTCGTCGTCCGGGTCGACGTCGCGTCCGACGCGCCGGACTCGGCGTCCGCCTCCCCCGCGACGCGGTCGGCGACCAGTTCGGCCAGCGGGTCGACCGTGACCGTCAGGCGGGCGACGAGGAACACCACTGGGACGAGCGCAACGAACAGGAACGCGGCGTCGTACGCCCACGCGGCGCCGTCCAGGACGGGGACCGCGACGCCTGCCAGCCCGCGGTACGCGACGAGGACGGCCCCGAAGACGACGAGCCAGTGGACGACGCCGCCCGCGTTCTCGACGATCCGGTCCGCTCGGGCGTCGCCCTCGGCCTCGGACGTGCCGAGCGCCAGCCGCGTCAGCAGCGCGAACTTCGGCGCCGCGTACAGGAGGATGCCCGCCACCGCGAGCGCGACGACCGCCGTCGCGACCGCGGCGAACGTCACGGGCGCGAACGGGACGAGTCGGTCGACGCCCGGCAGCAGTGTGACGACCGCGAGGACGCCGACTATCGCCAGCGCGCCGATCAATAGCTTGCTCGTCGACCGGACGGTGTCGCGGTCGAGCGCCGCGCCGATCGCTGAGTCGTTCGAGCTCATGTGCGCCCGGCCGTTGCGGACGGACCGGCATATAAGCCGGAAGCGTTTGCGCCGATTTTCGGCCGTTTTCGCTCGGGTTAACGCCTCGCTCCGTCATCGTCTCGCGGTAGCAATTGTCTCGGTAGCAGTCCGCACGATCCCGCGCGCTGCCGGCTTCCAGTACCTTTTACAGCGTCTCGCGGGAAGGTCGGCGCATGGGTGACGACTACCGCACGGAAGAGGACAGCCTCGGCGAGATGCAGGTGCCGGCGGACGCCTACTGGGGCGCACAGACCCAGCGCGCCGTCGAGAACTTCCCCGTCTCGGGGATCCCGATGAGTCGACGGTTCATCCGCGCGCTCGGCGTCGTGAAGAAGGCGGCCGCGCAGGCGAACCGCGACCTCGGGCTCATCGAGGACGACACCGCGGAGGCGATCGTCGCCGCCGCCGACGAGGTGATCGCGGGCGAGCACGACGACCAGTTCCCGGTCGACGTGTTCCAGACCGGCTCCGGCACCTCCTCGAACATGAACGCCAACGAGGTGATCGCCAACCGCGCCGCCGAGATCGCGGGCGCGGAGATCGGCGACCGCGTCGTCCACCCCAACGACCACGTCAACTACGGCCAGTCGTCGAACGACGTGATCCCCACGGCGATGCACGTCGCCGCGCTGGAGGCGGTCGAGAAGGACCTCGTGCCGGCCTTAGAGACGCTCCACGCCGAACTGGAGGCGAAGGAGGCCGAGTTCGACGGCGTCGTCAAGACCGGCCGGACGCACCTCCAGGACGCGACCCCGATCCGGCTCGGCCAGGAGTTCAGCGGCTACCGGACGCAGGTCGCGAAGGGCATCGAGCGCGCCGAGGGCGTCCAGTCGAACCTCCGCGAGCTCGCCCTCGGCGGGACCGCGGTCGGGACCGGGCTCAACACCCACCCCGAGTTCCCGGAGCTCGCCGCGGAGTACATCTCCGACGAGACCGGGACCGAGTTCCGCGAGGCGGCGAACCACTTCGAGGCGCAGGCGGCCCACGACGCGATGGCGGAGGGCCACGGCGCGCTCAAGACGATCGCCGGCAGCCTCAACAAGATGGCCAACGACCTCCGGCTCCTCGCCTCCGGGCCGCGGAACGGCCTCGGTGAGATCGAGCAGCCCGAGAACCAGCCCGGCTCCTCGATCATGCCCGGGAAGATCAACCCGGTCGTCGCCGAGTCGGTCAACCAGGTCCACAAGCAGGTCGTCGGCAACGACGCCGCGGTCTCCGCCGGCGCCGCGCGCGGCGAGATCGACCTGAACCTCTACAAGCCCGTCATCGCGCACAACTTCCTCGAATCGGCGGAGCTGCTCTCGAACGTCGCCGAGACGTTCGGCGAGCGCTTCGTCGGGAAGCTGGAGGCCAACGAGGAGTTCGCCCGCGAGCGCGTCGAGCAGTCGATGGCGCTGGCGACGGCGCTCAACCCCGCGATCGGCTACGACAAGGCCAGTACGGTCGCGAAGACGGCGCTGAAGGAGGGCAAGAGCGTCCGCGAGGCCGCCGTCGAGGCCGGCTACCTCACCGAGGAGGAGGCCGACGAGGTCCTCGACCCGGAGGCGATGACTCACCGCGTCATCCTCGGCGACGAGGACTGACGGGGTCGAACCTCCCTCTGAGGAGCCCTCGTCCCGCTCGCCGTCAGCCGTCGACCTCGCAGCCAAGTTCCTCCAGTCGCCGCGCGGCGGCCGACAGGTCCTCCTCCCCGACGAACACGTGGTCCGTCGCGTACGACGAGACGACGAACACCGACACGTCGA includes the following:
- a CDS encoding DUF1028 domain-containing protein, with amino-acid sequence MPPRPSTFSIAARDPETDAVGVAVQSKFVGVGAVVPFVSADAGAVATQSFANVAYGPDGLDLLREGRAPAEAIDRLTAADDEAPSRQVGVVGVDPDDEPAAFTGDECHDHAGDRQGDHYTVQGNILENADTLDAMAEAFEETDGGLPERLIAALHAGNEAGGDKRGEQSAALYVAKPEGGYDGKNDRWVDVRVDDHERPIDELERVFKIYDVTLLEREAPDETRELSGETAVAVQSALADLGFYDGEPSAEFGDDAREALESFRGMNNFENHSLAVLEDAVSRGWAAADGDGDPETRLVDAIWHGLSRLDRA
- a CDS encoding BolA family protein; protein product: MTIAPDDVADLIEENLPDAVASVTAPRVHDDEDEDAHFAAVVVSPAFEGESLVDQHQLVYDAVGDHMTRSVHALEIKTYTPEAYAEHGDGALDDDLREAGLLPAGSE
- a CDS encoding EamA family transporter, which gives rise to MNAVVGLALIGAVAWGCWAVLADVATRSMAPEAAMIVSYAVGIGVASLYVLYRGSTVLGNDPTALGAAALAGVASGVGAVAYYAALQAGAAGIATTVTALYFVVAAILGAVVLGESLALSDVAGIGAAVLAVAFIAY
- a CDS encoding class II fumarate hydratase gives rise to the protein MGDDYRTEEDSLGEMQVPADAYWGAQTQRAVENFPVSGIPMSRRFIRALGVVKKAAAQANRDLGLIEDDTAEAIVAAADEVIAGEHDDQFPVDVFQTGSGTSSNMNANEVIANRAAEIAGAEIGDRVVHPNDHVNYGQSSNDVIPTAMHVAALEAVEKDLVPALETLHAELEAKEAEFDGVVKTGRTHLQDATPIRLGQEFSGYRTQVAKGIERAEGVQSNLRELALGGTAVGTGLNTHPEFPELAAEYISDETGTEFREAANHFEAQAAHDAMAEGHGALKTIAGSLNKMANDLRLLASGPRNGLGEIEQPENQPGSSIMPGKINPVVAESVNQVHKQVVGNDAAVSAGAARGEIDLNLYKPVIAHNFLESAELLSNVAETFGERFVGKLEANEEFARERVEQSMALATALNPAIGYDKASTVAKTALKEGKSVREAAVEAGYLTEEEADEVLDPEAMTHRVILGDED